ACTTCACCGGCAGCGCGCTCGGCGTCAACGTCAATCTCGGAACGACGCTGTCCCAGACGGTGAACACGAATCTCACGCTCACCCTTGCCGGTGCTGCGATCATTGAGAATCTGACTGGCGGTTCTGGAGACGACACGCTCGCAGGGAATTCGCTGAACAATATTTTCCGGGGCCTGGGCGGAAACGATACTTACGTCTTCAAGACGACTTCACAACTCGGATCCGACCAGATCATCGAAGAGTCAGGAGTCGACACCCTCGACTTCAACGGCAGCACGCTCGACCTGACGGTCGACCTGGATGTGGCAACCGCCCAGACAATCAACGCGAATCTGACGCTGTCGCTGGGGAGCAGGACAGCACTCGAAAACGCGATCGGCGGTTCCGGAAACGATCGTTTTCATGGAAACTCGCTGGCAAATTCGTTCACTGGCGGTTTGGGGAACGACACCTACCTGTTGAACACGAGCGTGGCGAATGGTTCCGATCGCATCGACGATGCAGGCGGTCGTGACATTCTCGACTTCGCCGGCAGCACGCTCGGAGTGTTGATGAATCTCGCAAGTACGCAGTCGCAATCGGTGAACAGCAATCTCACGCTGACCCTGACCAGCGGCGAATCGATTGACGATGCATACGGCAGCTCTGGCAACGATGTCTTCGGCGGAAACAGTCTGAATAACTTCCTCGACGGCAAAGGCGGCGATGACGCCTATGCCTTTAACCCCAACACGCCTCAGGGGACAGATACTATCGCCGACGCGGCCGGCAACGACACGCTCGATTATTCGGCGACCTCACTGGCCGTGACGATCAACCTCGGAACGACCGCCACTCAGACCATCAATGCCAATCATAAATTGATCCTGCCCGGCATCGCCCTGATCGAGAATGCCATCGGTGGTTCCGGCGACGACAGCCTGACTGGCAATTCACTCGCAAACACACTGGTTGGAAACGGCGGCAACGACACACTCTGGGGGAACGACGACAACGACACTCTCAACGGCGGTACCGGGAATGATTCGCTTTGGGGCGGCGCCGGGGACGATAGCCTCTACGGCGGTTATGACAACGACCTCCTTGTCGGCGATTCGGGCGGCGATGCCTTGAACGGCGACCTGGGCAATGACGTCTATCAGTTTTATACGACGTCACAGCTCGATAGTGACACGCTCACCGATGCAGGCGGGATCGACCTGCTCGACTTCAGCGGCAGTACGCTGGCGGTCGTCATGGATCTGGGCTCGACCGCACAGCAGACGGTCAACGCTAACCTGAAGTTGACGCTGACCAACGGCGAGGCGATTGAAAACGCCTTGGGGGGCAGCGGGGCTGACAGCTTGACTGGCAACACACTCGACAACGACCTGCAAGGTCTGGCCGGCAATGACACGCTCATCAGCAGGGCCGGAAACGATGTGCTGTCAGGCGGGACAGAAGACGACATCCTCAGCGGGATGGATGGAAACGATACTTTGATCGGCGGGGCCGGCAGCGATCAGATGTCCGGCGGCTGGGGAGCCGACCTCTATCGCTTCGATGTCGCGGTCGCGGCTGAAGCGGATGTCATCGAAGAAGGCGCCTCGACACTCGAACAATATGGAGCAGGTCCGCAGCCGGTCGACATTCTCGATTTCTCCAGCCTGCCCTCGAACGTAGGGGTCACGGTCGACCTGACGATTGGGAACGGAGTTTTCGCCAGCCAGACCGGACGAACCATTCGTTCGATCAGTCCTTCGAATCGGGTGGAAGTCGAAGAAGTTCGCGGCGGCGCTGGCAATGATCGAATCACTGCCCGTTCGAGCGATTGGGATGCAGTCACGCTCAACGGCAACGGCGGCGATGACGCTTTCCTTCTCAGTTGGGAGTTCAGCGGCGAATTGGTGTCCGTTGACGGCGGCACGGGATACGACCAAATCCAACTGCTCGGCACGAACGTTTTCGATTACGCGTTTTCGACCGTCGAATTGCTCGATGTCTCACAACTCTCTAGCGGGTATTTCGGTTCGCGCGACGGCGCAAGCCGCACGTTGCTCGCCAACAATCCCGGCATGATGCTGAAGCGCGAGTCGGGCGAACTCGCGCCCATCGGTTCTGGCTGGAACATCTCGCGGGCAATCGCGACGCCGGGCGACATTGATACCTATGATTTCTATCTCACTGCTCCAACGCGGCTCTGGTTCGACACTCGTTCGGTCAGCGACGGACTGCGCTGGTCGCTGACTGGGCCTGCTGGGAACGTGGTTTCAGGTTACCCCTTCAGCTGGGACGATCAGCAAATCGGCCTGTTGCCGCCCGGCAAATATACGCTGACAGTTACGGCCGACGGCGACCTGACGGGAGCTTACGATTTTCGGTTGCTGGACCTCGACCGGTCGGCAACGCCGATTGCCCTCGACGCGCCTGTCACGATCACGTTGAATCCGCAAAATGAAACGCGACTTTATCGCTTTGACGGAACCGCCGGAAGCACGATCTATCTGGATCTCACAAGTTACTTTGCGACGGACGATGCCGCTTACTGGCAGTCCTGGCAAGTGCTCGACTCCGTGGGCACCGTGCTTCTCAATTCGCGTCTGGCGCTTGACGGCGAACGTCTGACGTTGCCCAACACCGGAACCTATACCCTTCTCCTTCAGGGGACGGTCCCATCAACTGGTTATACCAATGCCAGTTTCACAGTTCGCACCGTCCAGGACGATTCCGCTCCGTTGACCATCAACAGCGCCGTGAGCGGCCGGATCAATACGCCGGGCCAGGAAGACCGTTTCACCTTCACGCTCACGGCGCCGGCGTCACTCTGGTTCGACAGCCGTACTTCGAATGACAACCTCAGATGGCGCCTGTCCGGTCCTTCAGACGAGATTCGTTCTGACTGGCCCTTCGTTTGGGACGACGACAAAATCGGACTCTTACCAGCAGGGACTTATACGCTCACGGTCGACGCGATCGGCGATGCCGTCGCAGACTATGCATTTGCCGTGCTGAATCCCGCAAACGGCATCAGCGCCTCGCTTGACACGACATACACCGCCTCGCTCAATCCTGCCAACCAGACGAAGTTCTACAAGTTCTCCGGGACCGCCGGCAGCACCATCTACATCGACCAGTTGGGGGCAACCCATACGACTGAGAATTGGAACGGTTACTGGAGCTTGCAGGATCCCGCAGGCGTCGAGTTGCAGTCGAATTATCTCTGGGGAGACCTGGGACGCGTCACCCTGCCCCAGACCGGCGTTTATACCCTCGCCTTCAAGGGCTGGGTCGCTTCGACCGGATCGAGCCAGATCACCTTCCGTATCCGCACCGTACAGGACGATGCCGCGCCGTTGACGCTGAATCTCCCCAACGTCGGCAGTGTCGCGATGCCTGGTCAGCTCGACCGTTACAACTTCACCCTGTCGCAGCCGACGCGGCTGCGTTTCGATACCAATCAGGCCAGCAGTACAGATTTGGTTTGGCGGCTGCGCGGTCCGACCGGAGAAGTGCGATCATGGACTCTGATCGACTGGGGCACAAATGAGATCGAACTCCTTCCTTCCGGCGCTTACACGTTGGAAATCTCAGGCCGGGACGACAAAACCGGCGGCTACTCGGTCACGCTCCAGGACCGCGGCCAGCCGGCTGTCAATAATCCTGCCACAGTCACCGGCACCGCAATCACCGTCGGCAGCACGGTGACGGGTTCGATCGCCACCCCCGGCGACATCCGTTCATTCAAGTTCACGTTGAATGAACCGACGCGGCTGTGGTTCGATGCCCGTACAAACGATCCGAACTTAAGCTGGGTGCTGATCGCACCCGGTGGAAACCAGATTGCCGGACAATCATTCATTTATGATGACGCCAACCTGGGACTGCTGGCGCCAGGCACTTATCAGGTGCAGGTGAAGAACGACTCGACTGGTTCGTTCGCATTTCAGGTGATGAATCTGGCGAGTGCGACGGCCCTGTCTCTGGACTCTTCCGTGAGCGTGACCCTGAATCCGGCCAACCAGACGAAGATGTATCAGTTCGCTGGCACGGCCGGCGGCAAGATCTACATCGACCAGACGAGCTATACACCGGCTGAAGACAATCCCTGGGCCGGATACTGGTCGCTGCTGGATCCATCCGGGACCGAGTTGGCCAACAACGTGATGTTCGAGGACCTGGGCCGAATTCTCCTGCCGCAGACCGGGCAGTATGTGCTGGTCTTCCAGGGAGTGATCTCTGCTACTGGAAACACGAAAGCCACGGTAGTCGTGCGGAGTGTGACCGACGATACAACTCCCCTCACGCTGGGAACCGGCGTTTCGGGAAACATCTCCATTGCCGGCCAGAAAGACTACTACACATTCAGCCTCGCATCCCCGACCAGGTTGTGGTTCGACAGCCGCACGAATTCATCTGAACTCCGCTGGCGTTTGACGGGGCCAGCAGGGGAAGTGTCCACCGTTCCGAATTTCGGCTGGGATGATTTCGATCTCGGTCTGCTCGCGGCCGGCAACTACACGCTGACAGTCGAAGGGGACGCGGACGCGAAGGGCATTTATGCCTTCAATCTGCTTAACCTCGCCAGTGCGACGAACATCTCGTTCAATACTGCCGTCACGACGACGCTCACGCCTGCGAATTCGACGAAGCTTTACAAATTCACCGGCACTGCGGGCAGTACGATCTACGTCGATCAGACCAGCTACACGCCGACGGGGGGAGACGTCTGGGCTGCAAACTGGATTCTTCTCGACCCATACGGCAAGCAGGTGCTCTCCAGCGTCATGTACCAGGACGCTGGCCGCGCGACCTTGGCAATTGACGGAACCTACACGCTCGTCGTGCAAGGAATGGTCGGTTACACCGGCACGACGAAAGCCGGCTTCCGCGTGCGCACCGTCGCCGATGACGCCGCCGTCTTGAACCTGAACGCCGCTGTGACCGGCAGCATCGCCACGCCAGGCCAGCAGGACGTGTATCGGTTCACATTGAACGAGGCCAGCCGGCTTTGGTTTGACAGTCGGACATATCGTGACAATCTGCGCTGGCAGCTCGCCGGACCGACTGGACTGGTCATCGAGACAAGGGATTTTGCCTGGGATGATGTCGATCTGAAATACCTGGCCGCGGGCGATTACACGTTGACGGTCTTCGGCGATGCGGACGCCACCGGCAGTTATGCGTTTTCTGTCTTGAACCTGGCCGACGCCGCCAGCATAGCTCTCGACACCAACGTCAGCGTCACGCTCACTCCCGCCAGCCAGGCCAAACACTACAAGTTCGAAGGAAAGGCCGGGGACACGGTTTACCTCGACCAGTTGAGCTACACTCCCGCCGGTGGTGACGTATGGGCGGCCCAATGGGTTTTGCTTGACCCATATGGCTCTACGCTTGTGTCCACAGCGATTTACGCAGACGGCGGCCGCGTCACTCTCCCCTTCGACGGAACTTACACGCTGCTGATCCAGGGTTCGGTCGCTGTCACCGGGACGACGAAAGCGACAATCCAGGTTCGCACTGTCGCGGACAACGTGGTTGCCCTGCCCTTGAATTCCAATGTCACTGGCAACATCGCGAAGATCGGCCAGAACGACATCTATCGCTTTACATTGACAGCGCCGTCTCGTTTGTGGCTCGACATCCAGACCGCCAACTCGAACCTCTACTGGACCTTGATTCGCCCCACCGGCGAAATCTCGCTGTCAAATTACTTGAGTTCGGACGATGCGGATCTGGGACTGCTGCCTGCTGGTGAGTACACGTTGACGATCAATGACTTAAATGATGTGAACGTCGCAGGCGGAGCCTACTCATTCGCACTATTGGATCTGGCGAAAGCGACTCCCATCTCAATCGGCAGCAGTTCAACTCCCAACGGCCCGACGATCTCAGGCACGTTGAACCCATCGAATTCCGCCCGGATTTATAGTTTCTCGGCCGTGGCCGGAAACCGCCTGACGTTCGACAAACTCACGTTGACCGCTAACGAGTCGGCGGAATGGTCGCTGCTCGATCCCACTGGATTCACTGTCTTCACGTCGACTTTCGCGGATAAAGCCAATGTGACTCTGAAATACACGGGAACCTACACCCTCAAGGTTTCACAGCCGCTGTACGTGGGAACCGGCACTCCCGTCGATTTCAGCTTCCGTGTGAATTTCGTGACGCAAACAACCGTCACTGGCTACACCGGAACGGCCATCTCAGTCGGATCGGTGGTCAGCAGTTCCATCGCCGCCGGCGCCACGAAGAATTATTTGCTGACGCTGTCGTCGCCGCAGCGGCTCTGGTTCGACAGCCAGAAGAACGATTCTTCAGTCAACTGGTCGCTGTGGGGCCCGAATGACGTCCAAGTCACTTCGTCGTACTTCGGTTGGGACGACTCTGATCTCGGACTGCTGCCAGCCGGGACTTATCAACTGCGGGTCACTTCCGATGCGTCCACATCGTTCGCGTTCCAGATCTTCAATCTGGCGAATGCGACAAACGTGTCGCTCGACGTTCCGCTCGATGTGACGCTCAGCCCGGCCACACAATCGAAGTTCTACAAGTTCAACGGAGCGGCCGGCAGCACGGTCTATCTCGATCAGACGGCGTATTCGGCAGCAGGGGGAAATACCATTGCCGGACAGTGGATGCTGTTTGACCCTAATGGAACCCAACTGACCTCCTCATACCTGTCGACGGATGGAGGACGGGTCACTCTGCCGTTCACTGGCGTCTATACGCTGGTCTTCCAGGGATATGTGCAGTCCACTGGCACAACGAAGGCCACGGTCGTCGTCCGCAGCGTCGACCCCACGGTCGCCCCCGTCCTGACGAATCTCCCGCCCGCCGTCGCTTACACCGTTGGAGGTCCGCCGGTTGTTGTGGGAGCCGGAGCCACCATCGCTGACGACGATTCGACGGACTTCGACGGTGGTTCGCTGACAGTCGCGTTGACAGCAAATGCTCAAAGCACAGACCGCCTGACGATCCAGAATCAGGGAACCGCTTCGGCCTGGCAGATCAGCACCGTCATCACCGATGTCGCCGGGAACAGCGGCTTCGTGGCGATCATGGTTCCATCGAGCAACGGTCTGATTCGCCGCGTCATCGGAACGTTCACCGGGGGCGTCGGCACAAATCCGCTGGTCATCAGGTTCAATGCCAATGCCACGCCGGACCGAGTCCAGCGGCTGCTCAGATCAATCCTCTACAGCACTGTTTCTCCAAACCCCTCGCTGCTGCAGCGGACGCTGCAATACACCCTGACCGACGGCGACGGAGCCGCCAGCGCCCCTGTAATCTCCAATCTCAATCTCAGCTGATGAAAGATTTGAGTTTTCGCAAACGCATGTTGAGATCCCGTCAGAATCTGAGCCGCTGCTGTGGCGCCGATGTCGCTACGGAAGCGGCGTACGGCGCGGCGATTGCGAAGAATTCATCCTCCATTTCCCACGAAACCCCTCCCCTGCCCCGCCTGAGACGAACTTCATCGGGTTGGATTGTGTCTGCTGGAGAATTCGATAAGATTCCCAACCCGCGAGAAATCACGTGAGCACCCCTAGCTCAATTGGATAGAGCATCGGTCTACGGAACCGAAGGTTAGTGGTTCGAGCCCACTGGGGTGCAATGACTTACGACAAATGACCCCCTCAGGTGTACCCAGGTTTTCTGGGTACACCTGAGGGGGTTCTTCCGTTGATGTCGGCACGGCGGCAGCGCCGAGGACCGAGACCAGAACTTGAGCATCCTTCTGAATGTCGCCGGGGGCGTAATGCTTCCGGGTCGTCTCCCAGGATGAATGCCGCATCACTCGTGTGATCACCAGAGGCGGCACTCCGGCTTCACGCAAACGTTCTCCGCAGGACCGCCTGAGATCGTGTGCGGATGCATACTTCTCTGGTCTGCCAGTCCGCTCATCGGCAGCTTCCACCAGGATCCCCGCGGCCTCTCCGATCTTGCTGATGACTTTGCCCACCCACTGTGAGTCCGGGCGCTTGTGGCGGATCCGCCGTCCTAATCTCGTCTGTAATGACTGCGGTTCGAACACCCAACCTGTTCGTCGATGTGTAGCCGTCTCTTGCAACACCGCTTCGAACCATGGCAGCAACGGAATGCACTCCTCCGAATCGTTCTTCTGCATTGCTGCTGGGATCTCCAGAACCGGAAGCTGATTCTTTTTCCAGACCGGCCGGATCATGCCAGGCCGGTCCCAAGAAACATGCATCAGCTCATCGAGCCGAAGAGCCGATTCCCAGAGTCCATGCAGAACGTGCTTCCACGACTCCACTGCTTTGAGGCCGACAACATCGGCCGTTGCATCGAGCATCTGCTGAAACTCCGCTTCAGTAATTGGTCTCCCTTTCATCGTTTTCTGTTTCGGCGTTTTGATCTTTCGTATCTTCGGTGCCTCGTTCAGCCAGCCCTGCAGAAACGCCCAGTTCAGCGCTGCCAGAACACTGTTCATGTATCCGCGAACAGTGTGCGCCGATC
This window of the Planctomicrobium piriforme genome carries:
- a CDS encoding M10 family metallopeptidase C-terminal domain-containing protein, with the translated sequence MPLRSFWALWLRDRFGFTYGRRRRPVKSQLACRRRGIHQSRIATAANVLEQRLLLSGNFASPNYDVPPATQGTKGATTPGDVAVNLATGFNSFTTNYLDDVAATLNLANGTLPLVGSDLADALGLTAKLQAVVPTLSSAGITTLSGLQSALAGQGFTVDFSLSDAEFAALSSSAASDFIRAHQTFSLLDLAATMGARAGGLSGVQYLESLGFSGNLNLLGGVGFSVGLGVDTQGFYVIPAMIVEGQLGVSGSATAAVGGTLSATATADFELSAFSELTTANADGRIRLSDLTGNFSSLTDVSLTGQSELTTVFTTSVAGSSVSFDGTWNWDLAASGPTLDVPSSGLNSASLLRSLANLAVAGIDRLGDSAASVAGPLGNVPFVGGGISSAVTTGIAALLNVDGLTGPLETALAARGFTLNLQTTAGDFLSALIANTAVPNDLLSVSYTGTRQQAINAAAAGSQTFAGLNLNLNGSLQGTGDLSLSLAFGVDASGGIYLIEGGDLVTTLNLTGALTGTGTVTGLTSLTAAGQGQLTNVLSSLDLTDGDASNSERFYLMTSGGLTQALLTSASWNGNFSLNNLAVTASIPSLTGLTLPPFQVTVGANYNLANSQTAFTSTQAAMLDGLSQWVFGGLSRLKTDASNLTSLIEDIPLFGKNLATGIQSSLQSGFDFTGPSSGVSAYLTARGFTISKVVTAQELFSGTLGTASLIELAYSRTLNPASSNLNFSGDLQFGATAFTLGGTVNVAPTLTYSATFGMDLISGPYVLEGANVSVAVPVSGSLTGTATIGKLVKINATADANLDVQAKAVFSDFDATANERFYLIASRTSSPMYLGEILQAPQSRVLTGQMDLVLHLTVDNPAAKLPVLGKYLPGQFGWNATAGYNLATGVGTYTVQQDAALQQVVDLFSNTEQAVLNAVLDELDKNNPLPQSLRDLLTKDLPVIGMSPIEIVGLPEEAELILNPKSFQNRSSDDLESGSPDDNHVIVNFDAGELNNVIALLSGQEADLVSLDVRQSYSVDKTIPVVAAPLFSLFGVINFDVAVNVVAELGLAFDMTFGLDTTGFYIQESTSTDDYVAEISGMVGGQLVGTGRLVILPFAQLAATLGLVATGGVTLISPDDDKVRINELSDPNVVGLGVGLDLNLKVDGSLGFPDLNLSSDFPILNKDFELYRAHGSAADIGGALSGVGDKLLSEAKKLALKAALGPLVLLEDVGQAVVDAVGNAIDTVNTFVGDTTEQLQEELANLAGQAEGALTHAGEVIAGLLDDAGKALQNLGESILTGIGIDDPGSIFGKGKKHDVTPPERRTFNYQVVNGVLTITANASHGFPVSAAADLVLAMAPDGRLVVDGPDFVQNELVAYRKYDCWDGCDKEEIYDDYTHYNRHVFSLVGITRIEVIGTALADRLIVDAGVSAPVKLRGEDGDDTLIGGSGNDILEGGGGFDQLYGGAGNDSLSGGDQDDFLSGGAGIDTLRGGNGNDTLDESQDDSLSANYLYGDIGDDVLRGSIGADILYGGDGNDKLFGGLGDDFLYGQANVDYLQGDAGNDYLDGGAGTDSLVGDDAAGKLTGNDTLHGGADNDVLQGGKGDDNLYGGGGADKLLGGEGNDLLVGALWNYYESTDDLADEINGGDGNDTAYGGRGDDTISGGANNDTLYGGTGNDVIDGGAGTNVLEGQDGNDTLVGIGGDDTLRGGKGDDLLSGRRLYGGDGNDTLVGTYQNDWLYGEGGNDKLTGNGGDDLLTGGDGNDRLTGGQGADSLYGDAGNDVFGLNASENIGSDFIADASGTDLLDFNGGSLGVSIKLNSTSTQIVNSNLTLRLNSGVAFENVTGTTGNDSFTGNSLNNVFTGAEGNDSYYFNTSTALGIDQVNDSSGNDFIDFTGSNLPVVVSLATTSQQAVNANLQLKLSSGASIERLTGGSKDDSLTGNALANVITGGAGNDVLTGLAGDDIYIFDTTVALGSDTVNDSAGMDLLDFSASTAGVSINLGTTAAQVVNSKLTLTLTNSSAIENATGGSGNDTFIANKLDNILTGNAGNDTYVINASAAAGLDLINDASGIELLDFSSSTSGVKVNLGSTAIQTANANLRLQLSSDSAFENLIGGSGNDQLTGNALANTLTGNAGSDTLNGLDGDDIYKFNASTPLGADQVNDTTGIDLLDFTGSALGVNVNLGTTLSQTVNTNLTLTLAGAAIIENLTGGSGDDTLAGNSLNNIFRGLGGNDTYVFKTTSQLGSDQIIEESGVDTLDFNGSTLDLTVDLDVATAQTINANLTLSLGSRTALENAIGGSGNDRFHGNSLANSFTGGLGNDTYLLNTSVANGSDRIDDAGGRDILDFAGSTLGVLMNLASTQSQSVNSNLTLTLTSGESIDDAYGSSGNDVFGGNSLNNFLDGKGGDDAYAFNPNTPQGTDTIADAAGNDTLDYSATSLAVTINLGTTATQTINANHKLILPGIALIENAIGGSGDDSLTGNSLANTLVGNGGNDTLWGNDDNDTLNGGTGNDSLWGGAGDDSLYGGYDNDLLVGDSGGDALNGDLGNDVYQFYTTSQLDSDTLTDAGGIDLLDFSGSTLAVVMDLGSTAQQTVNANLKLTLTNGEAIENALGGSGADSLTGNTLDNDLQGLAGNDTLISRAGNDVLSGGTEDDILSGMDGNDTLIGGAGSDQMSGGWGADLYRFDVAVAAEADVIEEGASTLEQYGAGPQPVDILDFSSLPSNVGVTVDLTIGNGVFASQTGRTIRSISPSNRVEVEEVRGGAGNDRITARSSDWDAVTLNGNGGDDAFLLSWEFSGELVSVDGGTGYDQIQLLGTNVFDYAFSTVELLDVSQLSSGYFGSRDGASRTLLANNPGMMLKRESGELAPIGSGWNISRAIATPGDIDTYDFYLTAPTRLWFDTRSVSDGLRWSLTGPAGNVVSGYPFSWDDQQIGLLPPGKYTLTVTADGDLTGAYDFRLLDLDRSATPIALDAPVTITLNPQNETRLYRFDGTAGSTIYLDLTSYFATDDAAYWQSWQVLDSVGTVLLNSRLALDGERLTLPNTGTYTLLLQGTVPSTGYTNASFTVRTVQDDSAPLTINSAVSGRINTPGQEDRFTFTLTAPASLWFDSRTSNDNLRWRLSGPSDEIRSDWPFVWDDDKIGLLPAGTYTLTVDAIGDAVADYAFAVLNPANGISASLDTTYTASLNPANQTKFYKFSGTAGSTIYIDQLGATHTTENWNGYWSLQDPAGVELQSNYLWGDLGRVTLPQTGVYTLAFKGWVASTGSSQITFRIRTVQDDAAPLTLNLPNVGSVAMPGQLDRYNFTLSQPTRLRFDTNQASSTDLVWRLRGPTGEVRSWTLIDWGTNEIELLPSGAYTLEISGRDDKTGGYSVTLQDRGQPAVNNPATVTGTAITVGSTVTGSIATPGDIRSFKFTLNEPTRLWFDARTNDPNLSWVLIAPGGNQIAGQSFIYDDANLGLLAPGTYQVQVKNDSTGSFAFQVMNLASATALSLDSSVSVTLNPANQTKMYQFAGTAGGKIYIDQTSYTPAEDNPWAGYWSLLDPSGTELANNVMFEDLGRILLPQTGQYVLVFQGVISATGNTKATVVVRSVTDDTTPLTLGTGVSGNISIAGQKDYYTFSLASPTRLWFDSRTNSSELRWRLTGPAGEVSTVPNFGWDDFDLGLLAAGNYTLTVEGDADAKGIYAFNLLNLASATNISFNTAVTTTLTPANSTKLYKFTGTAGSTIYVDQTSYTPTGGDVWAANWILLDPYGKQVLSSVMYQDAGRATLAIDGTYTLVVQGMVGYTGTTKAGFRVRTVADDAAVLNLNAAVTGSIATPGQQDVYRFTLNEASRLWFDSRTYRDNLRWQLAGPTGLVIETRDFAWDDVDLKYLAAGDYTLTVFGDADATGSYAFSVLNLADAASIALDTNVSVTLTPASQAKHYKFEGKAGDTVYLDQLSYTPAGGDVWAAQWVLLDPYGSTLVSTAIYADGGRVTLPFDGTYTLLIQGSVAVTGTTKATIQVRTVADNVVALPLNSNVTGNIAKIGQNDIYRFTLTAPSRLWLDIQTANSNLYWTLIRPTGEISLSNYLSSDDADLGLLPAGEYTLTINDLNDVNVAGGAYSFALLDLAKATPISIGSSSTPNGPTISGTLNPSNSARIYSFSAVAGNRLTFDKLTLTANESAEWSLLDPTGFTVFTSTFADKANVTLKYTGTYTLKVSQPLYVGTGTPVDFSFRVNFVTQTTVTGYTGTAISVGSVVSSSIAAGATKNYLLTLSSPQRLWFDSQKNDSSVNWSLWGPNDVQVTSSYFGWDDSDLGLLPAGTYQLRVTSDASTSFAFQIFNLANATNVSLDVPLDVTLSPATQSKFYKFNGAAGSTVYLDQTAYSAAGGNTIAGQWMLFDPNGTQLTSSYLSTDGGRVTLPFTGVYTLVFQGYVQSTGTTKATVVVRSVDPTVAPVLTNLPPAVAYTVGGPPVVVGAGATIADDDSTDFDGGSLTVALTANAQSTDRLTIQNQGTASAWQISTVITDVAGNSGFVAIMVPSSNGLIRRVIGTFTGGVGTNPLVIRFNANATPDRVQRLLRSILYSTVSPNPSLLQRTLQYTLTDGDGAASAPVISNLNLS